The Vicia villosa cultivar HV-30 ecotype Madison, WI linkage group LG1, Vvil1.0, whole genome shotgun sequence genome includes a region encoding these proteins:
- the LOC131619919 gene encoding mitochondrial import inner membrane translocase subunit TIM14-2-like isoform X1 — METPFMTGMVVAAAAYAGRYGIQAWQAFKARPAGMRKFYEGEFHATMNKREAALILGVRTTTPTDKIKEAHRRVMVANHPDAGGSHYLASKINEAKDMMLGKSKGSGSAF; from the exons ATG GAAACACCATTTATGACAGGGATGGTTGTGGCTGCTGCAGCTTATGCAGGTAGATATGGTATCCAGGCTTGGCAAGCATTCAAGGCTAGACCGGCTGGGATGCGTAAATTTTATGAAGGTGAATTTCATGCTACCATGAATAAGAGGGAAGCAGCTCTCATCCTTGGTGTTAG GACAACCACCCCAACTGATAAGATTAAAGAAGCACATAGGAGAGTGATGGTTGCAAATCATCCAGATGCTGGTGGTAGCCATTACCTCGCTTCCAAAATCAATGAAGCTAAAGATATGATGCTTGGAAAGTCCAAAGGTAGTGGAAGTgcattttga
- the LOC131644582 gene encoding protein IQ-DOMAIN 2-like, which translates to MGKKPNWFSNVKKALSPDSKENKHQNSSGSKKKWFGKKKLHTSDSYPETDPAPPFAPPEEENILTQVENENNHDHVEDVRDVEADVPAHDVVTETSEVQVQVTPVVRNVGKPNVEVAATKIQTTFRGYMARRALRALRGLFRLRSLMEGPVVKRQAISTLRSMQTLAHVQSEIRSRRIRMLEETQALQKQLLQKHTKELEILQIGEEWDESVQSREQVEAKLLSRYEATIRRERAMAYSFTHQKNGRNSSKSINPMFMDPTNPAWGWSWLERWMAANQSPIEKEKNNNPSVKSSGRSITSSEISKSFARFQLNTETHSPTASQTPGSPNFHSNSKPPKPAVGKKLNKASPKESVILDDDTKSTMSMQSKRVQRRHSIAGPIVRDDESLASSPSVPSYMVSTKSAKAKSRLQSPLAAENGTPDKGSLGNAKKRLTFPASPARPRRHSGPPKVDSSLNAEITVGNGVAG; encoded by the exons ATGGGGAAGAAGCCAAATTGGTTTTCCAATGTGAAGAAAGCTCTTAGTCCTGACTCTAAGGAAAACAAACACCAG AATTCAAGTGGATCAAAGAAGAAATGGTTTGGGAAGAAAAAGTTACACACTTCAGACTCTTATCCAGAAACTGATCCAGCACCTCCTTTTGCTCCACCTGAGGAGGAGAATATTTTAACTCAGGTTGAGAATGAAAACAATCATGATCATGTTGAAGATGTAAGAGATGTGGAGGCTGATGTACCTGCTCATGATGTTGTGACAGAGACTTCTGAGGTTCAAGTTCAAGTCACTCCAGTTGTTCGGAATGTCGGTAAACCAAATGTCGAAGTCGCGGCGACCAAGATTCAAACCACTTTTCGGGGATACATG GCAAGAAGAGCATTGCGGGCTTTAAGGGGACTGTTCAGGTTGAGATCCCTGATGGAAGGGCCGGTGGTAAAACGTCAAGCCATTAGTACCCTCCGCTCTATGCAGACTTTAGCTCATGTACAATCCGAGATTCGTTCGAGGCGGATCAGGATGTTAGAGGAGACCCAAGCTTTGCAAAAACAGCTCTTACAGAAGCACACAAAAGAGCTAGAGATCTTACAG ATTGGGGAGGAATGGGATGAAAGCGTGCAATCAAGAGAACAAGTTGAAGCCAAATTACTAAGCAGATACGAAGCTACTATAAGAAGAGAAAGAGCAATGGCTTATTCATTCACTCATcag AAAAATGGGAGAAATTCATCGAAATCTATAAATCCAATGTTCATGGATCCAACCaatcctgcttggggatggaGCTGGTTGGAGCGTTGGATGGCAGCCAACCAAAGTCCtatagaaaaagagaagaacaacAATCCATCTGTAAAAAGTTCAGGTCGCAGCATTACCAGTTCCGAAATAAGCAAATCATTTGCCCGTTTCCAGCTCAATACCGAAACTCATTCTCCAACAGCCAGCCAAACTCCGGGTTCGCCTAACTTCCATTCCAACTCAAAGCCTCCCAAGCCAGCAGTTGGTAAGAAACTAAACAAGGCAAGCCCGAAGGAGAGTGTTATTCTCGACGATGACACCAAAAGCACAATGAGTATGCAGTCGAAGCGAGTCCAAAGGAGGCACTCCATTGCTGGACCAATAGTGAGGGATGATGAAAGCCTTGCAAGCTCTCCATCAGTTCCAAGTTACATGGTTTCAACTAAATCTGCAAAAGCTAAATCCAGGTTGCAAAGTCCATTAGCTGCAGAGAATGGAACACCAGATAAAGGGTCCCTTGGAAATGCGAAGAAGCGGCTTACTTTCCCGGCTTCGCCTGCCAGACCAAGGCGGCATTCAGGTCCACCAAAGGTAGATAGCAGCTTAAATGCAGAAATTACTGTTGGCAATGGTGTGGCTGGTTGA